A stretch of the Eriocheir sinensis breed Jianghai 21 unplaced genomic scaffold, ASM2467909v1 Scaffold75, whole genome shotgun sequence genome encodes the following:
- the LOC126994220 gene encoding uncharacterized protein LOC126994220: MAEQLCPLDLSTKPLSGLAMKLPKSAPYNMPKTVIKVSMKSRSHSCEPHSDKINDHRTYLPSQHVEVEVNVEELAPPEASAATLETVYQPEETFLPIEDPKPQEIILNVENSAEVLPCDGLVDVLS, translated from the exons ATGGCTGAACAACTATGTCCCCTGGATCTTTCAACTAAACCTCTTTCAGGTTTAGCCATGAAGCTGCCTAAAAGTGCACCTTATAACATGCCGAAGACTGTTATAAAG GTATCAATGAAGTCAAGATCCCATTCCTGCGAGCCACACAGTGACAAAATAAATGACCACAGGACATATCTCCCAAGCCAGCATGTGGAG GTGGAGGTAAATGTTGAAGAGCTAGCTCCACCTGAGGCCTCTGCTGCTACCCTTGAAACAGTCTATCAACCTGAAGAAACTTTTCTCCCAATTGAAGACCCGAAGCCCCAGGAGATTATTCTAAATGTTGAGAACTCGGCAGAGGTCTTGCCTTGTGATGGATTAGTAGATGTACTTTCCTAA